The following proteins are co-located in the Argopecten irradians isolate NY chromosome 9, Ai_NY, whole genome shotgun sequence genome:
- the LOC138330982 gene encoding ctenidin-1-like, whose amino-acid sequence MNAYICLAACLIAAVSAAGYGGGAGSMGGTGGMGGGMNAGGFGGMGGGMGGSKGGFGGMGGFGGMGGGMGGGPGGFGGMGGFGGMGGGKGGFGGMGSGMGGFGGMGGGNTGFGGMGGGNAGFGGMGGQGGIGGKGY is encoded by the exons ATGAACGCCTACATCTGTCTTGCTGCTTGTCTTATTGCTGCTGTCAGCGCAGCCG GATACGGAGGTGGTGCCGGAAGTATGGGCGGTACCGGAGGAATGGGAGGCGGAATGAACGCAGGCGGATTCGGCGGTATGGGCGGAGGAATGGGCGGAAGTAAAGGTGGGTTCGGCGGAATGGGCGGATTCGGCGGCATGGGAGGTGGAATGGGCGGAGGTCCAGGCGGATTCGGTGGAATGGGAGGTTTCGGCGGAATGGGCGGCGGAAAAGGTGGATTCGGAGGAATGGGCAGTGGTATGGGAGGTTTCGGAGGAATGGGAGGCGGCAATACCGGTTTCGGAGGAATGGGAGGCGGCAATGCCGGTTTCGGTGGAATGGGCGGTCAAGGTGGAATTGGCGGAAAAG GTTATTAA